A region from the Dinoroseobacter shibae DFL 12 = DSM 16493 genome encodes:
- a CDS encoding glycoside hydrolase family 3 N-terminal domain-containing protein has translation MAEPRRAAILGCGGPVLTPEEATFFAAANPWGFILFGRNVESRAQLARLTADLRAALGWHAPILIDQEGGRVARMAPPDWRGFPPALDQAASPRAFWVRGRAIALDLAEVGIDVNCAPLADIALPETHPILRNRCYGTDVATVVANARAMADGLRAGGVLPILKHLPGYGRGTVDSHKALPRVTADAATLRATDFAPFVALRDMAMGMTAHLVYEAFDPDLPATVSPRMIDMIRNEIGFDGLLMTDDISMEALSGTVPERGQAALAAGCDLVLHCNGDLAEMQALAAALPPMTEAAQTRAARALSQRQTPQPVDIPALDAERNALPSA, from the coding sequence GTGGCTGAACCGCGCCGCGCGGCGATCCTCGGCTGCGGCGGGCCGGTTCTGACCCCCGAGGAGGCCACCTTCTTCGCCGCCGCGAACCCCTGGGGCTTCATCCTCTTTGGTCGCAACGTTGAAAGCCGCGCGCAACTCGCGCGCCTGACCGCCGACCTGCGCGCCGCTCTCGGCTGGCACGCGCCGATCCTGATCGACCAGGAAGGCGGCCGCGTCGCCCGCATGGCCCCGCCGGATTGGCGCGGCTTCCCTCCCGCGCTCGACCAGGCCGCGTCTCCGCGCGCCTTCTGGGTCCGGGGCCGCGCCATCGCGCTGGATCTGGCCGAGGTCGGCATCGACGTGAACTGCGCGCCGCTCGCGGACATCGCGCTGCCCGAAACCCACCCGATCCTGCGCAACCGCTGCTACGGGACCGATGTGGCCACCGTGGTGGCCAATGCCCGCGCCATGGCCGACGGCCTGCGCGCGGGCGGCGTCCTGCCCATCCTGAAACACCTGCCGGGCTACGGGCGCGGCACCGTGGACAGCCACAAGGCCCTGCCGCGTGTGACCGCCGACGCCGCCACCCTGCGCGCCACCGACTTCGCCCCTTTCGTCGCCCTGCGCGATATGGCGATGGGCATGACCGCGCATCTCGTCTACGAGGCTTTCGATCCGGACCTGCCCGCCACGGTCTCCCCGCGCATGATCGACATGATCCGCAACGAGATCGGATTCGACGGGCTGCTGATGACCGACGACATCTCGATGGAGGCGCTCTCGGGCACGGTCCCCGAGCGGGGGCAGGCCGCGCTCGCCGCTGGTTGCGACCTGGTCCTGCACTGCAACGGCGATCTGGCCGAGATGCAGGCGCTCGCTGCTGCCCTGCCGCCCATGACCGAGGCCGCGCAAACCCGCGCCGCGCGCGCCCTGTCCCAGCGGCAAACGCCCCAGCCCGTTGACATCCCCGCGCTCGACGCCGAACGTAACGCCTTGCCCTCCGCCTGA
- a CDS encoding SPOR domain-containing protein, producing MTVYDSDAYPAYGGEDSVENPAPFGRAVAPLVTWTGAVASLALVAGLGLWGYNLAMRDVTGIPVIQALEGPMRVQPDDPGGRQADHQGLAVNVVKAQGVAAAPVDKIVLAPPPIDLSTATPAQPVPLVQDGPRDATAPEETGIPLPEEPNREQATVLAVEALISDLVAEEEAAQNGTVPNTKPGIARSPRPAARPEAVAFASRASFDLSAPTAAMPAVMRVAAFADPESIATGTRMVQFGAYDDADTAEAEWVRIAETFSPYLEGKNPVIQQAERAGRSFYRLRAMGFEDLADARRFCSVFLAEDLACIPVVYK from the coding sequence ATGACCGTGTACGATTCCGACGCCTATCCGGCGTATGGCGGAGAGGATTCCGTCGAAAATCCCGCCCCCTTCGGGCGGGCCGTCGCCCCCCTCGTGACCTGGACCGGTGCCGTGGCGTCCCTGGCGCTGGTGGCGGGGCTGGGCCTCTGGGGCTACAACCTGGCCATGCGCGACGTGACCGGCATCCCGGTGATCCAGGCGCTCGAAGGGCCGATGCGGGTGCAGCCCGACGATCCCGGCGGCCGCCAGGCCGATCACCAGGGTCTCGCCGTGAACGTGGTCAAGGCCCAGGGCGTGGCCGCGGCCCCGGTGGACAAGATCGTGCTCGCCCCGCCCCCCATCGACCTCAGCACCGCAACCCCCGCGCAACCGGTCCCGCTTGTGCAGGACGGACCGCGCGATGCGACCGCTCCCGAGGAAACCGGCATCCCATTGCCCGAAGAGCCCAACCGCGAACAGGCCACCGTGCTGGCGGTCGAGGCGCTGATCTCCGATCTGGTGGCCGAGGAGGAGGCCGCCCAGAACGGCACAGTGCCCAACACCAAGCCGGGCATCGCCCGCTCCCCGCGCCCCGCCGCGCGCCCCGAGGCCGTGGCCTTCGCCAGCCGGGCGAGTTTCGATCTTTCGGCGCCCACCGCCGCCATGCCGGCCGTGATGCGCGTCGCGGCCTTCGCCGACCCCGAGAGCATCGCCACCGGCACGCGCATGGTGCAGTTCGGCGCCTATGACGACGCGGACACCGCCGAAGCCGAATGGGTGCGCATTGCCGAGACGTTCTCGCCCTATCTCGAAGGCAAGAACCCGGTGATCCAGCAGGCCGAGCGCGCCGGGCGCAGCTTCTACCGCCTGCGCGCCATGGGGTTCGAGGATCTCGCCGATGCGCGCCGCTTCTGCTCGGTCTTTCTGGCCGAGGATCTCGCCTGCATCCCGGTGGTCTACAAATGA
- the argS gene encoding arginine--tRNA ligase, which translates to MNLFTDIRAGVLAALTEMQAEGTLPEGLDFANVTVEPPRDAAHGDMATNAAMVLAKPAKMKPRDIAEALAGKLAADPRVASAEVAGPGFLNLRLAPTLWQDVVRAVLTTGTGFGRSSMGQGRRVNVEYVSANPTGPLHVGHTRGAVFGDALASLLDFAGYDVTREYYINDGGAQVDVLARSVYLRYLEAHGQQVAFEDGTYPGDYLIAVGEALKDKVGDAFVDKGEQFWLAEVRDFATDAMMDLIRADLASLGVKMDRFFSEKSLYGTGRIEAAIADLDAKGLIYRGTLEPPKGKVPEDWEPREQTLFRSTAHGDDVDRPIKKSDGSWTYFAPDIAYHYDKVNRGYDALIDVFGADHGGYVKRMKAAVSALSDGKTPLDIKLTQLVRLFKNGEPFKMSKRAGTFVTLSDVVEQVGPDVTRFVMLTRKNDAPLDFDFDKVLEQSRENPVFYVQYAHARVCSVLRKAAEAGVPVDDANLAQADLSGMTDPAELKLARALAEWPRLVEIAARTNEPHRISFALYDIAADLHALWNKGNDDPSLRFLQEGDSAATQAKIALVRACAVVISTGLGILGVSPVEEMR; encoded by the coding sequence ATGAACCTGTTTACCGATATCCGCGCGGGCGTTCTGGCCGCCCTGACCGAGATGCAAGCCGAGGGCACGCTGCCCGAGGGGCTCGACTTCGCCAATGTGACCGTCGAGCCACCGCGCGACGCCGCCCATGGCGACATGGCGACCAATGCCGCAATGGTGCTCGCCAAACCCGCGAAGATGAAGCCGCGTGACATCGCCGAGGCACTCGCCGGCAAGCTCGCCGCCGACCCCCGGGTCGCCAGCGCCGAGGTGGCGGGCCCCGGCTTTCTGAACCTGCGCCTGGCGCCCACGCTCTGGCAGGACGTGGTGCGTGCGGTGCTGACCACCGGCACCGGCTTTGGCCGGTCGAGCATGGGGCAGGGGCGGCGGGTCAACGTGGAATACGTCTCCGCCAACCCCACCGGGCCCTTGCATGTGGGCCATACGCGCGGCGCGGTCTTCGGCGATGCCCTGGCCAGCCTGCTGGATTTCGCGGGCTACGACGTGACCCGCGAATACTACATCAACGATGGCGGTGCGCAGGTCGATGTGCTCGCGCGGTCGGTCTACCTGCGCTACCTGGAGGCCCACGGCCAGCAGGTCGCCTTCGAGGACGGCACCTATCCCGGCGACTACCTGATCGCCGTGGGCGAGGCGCTCAAGGACAAGGTCGGCGACGCCTTCGTGGACAAGGGAGAGCAGTTCTGGCTCGCAGAGGTGCGCGATTTCGCCACCGACGCCATGATGGACCTGATCCGTGCCGATCTCGCCAGCCTCGGCGTCAAGATGGACCGGTTCTTCTCGGAAAAGAGCCTCTACGGCACCGGCCGGATCGAAGCCGCCATCGCCGATCTGGACGCCAAGGGCCTGATCTATCGCGGCACGCTGGAGCCGCCCAAGGGCAAGGTGCCGGAGGATTGGGAGCCGCGCGAACAGACCCTGTTCCGCTCCACCGCCCACGGCGACGATGTGGACCGCCCGATCAAGAAATCCGACGGCAGCTGGACCTATTTCGCCCCCGACATCGCCTATCACTACGACAAGGTGAACCGCGGCTATGACGCGCTGATCGACGTGTTCGGCGCCGACCACGGTGGCTATGTCAAACGGATGAAGGCGGCGGTCTCGGCGCTGTCGGACGGCAAGACCCCGCTCGACATCAAGCTGACGCAGCTTGTGCGGCTCTTCAAGAATGGCGAGCCGTTCAAGATGTCCAAGCGCGCGGGCACCTTCGTGACGCTCTCGGACGTGGTCGAGCAGGTCGGCCCGGACGTCACGCGCTTCGTGATGCTGACCCGCAAGAACGACGCGCCGCTCGATTTCGACTTCGACAAGGTGTTGGAGCAGTCCCGCGAAAACCCCGTGTTCTACGTTCAATACGCCCATGCCCGGGTCTGCTCGGTGCTGCGCAAGGCCGCCGAGGCCGGAGTCCCAGTGGACGACGCCAACTTGGCCCAAGCCGACCTGTCGGGCATGACCGACCCGGCGGAGCTGAAGCTCGCCCGCGCGCTGGCCGAATGGCCGCGCCTGGTCGAGATCGCCGCCCGCACCAACGAGCCGCACCGAATCTCCTTCGCACTCTACGACATCGCCGCCGATCTCCATGCGCTGTGGAACAAGGGCAATGACGATCCGTCGTTGCGTTTCCTGCAAGAGGGTGACTCAGCTGCAACACAGGCGAAAATCGCCCTCGTGCGCGCCTGCGCCGTTGTTATTTCGACCGGTCTTGGTATCCTTGGCGTGTCTCCGGTGGAAGAGATGCGCTGA
- a CDS encoding deoxyguanosinetriphosphate triphosphohydrolase, with product MTAPFACGPAGSRGRLVAEPESDFRSCFQRDRDRIIHASAFRRLKHKTQVFVEHEGDYFRTRLTHSIEVAQVARTICGALGLNPDLTEAVALAHDLGHTPFGHTGEDALNALMAPYGGFDHNAQALKIVTSLERHYAAFDGLNLTWETLEGIAKHNGPVTGELPHALASYNARHDLELQTHASAEAQVAALADDIAYNNHDLQDGLRAGLFSQADIADLPLVAEAYAEVDAVWPDLDPARRKHEALRRVFGMMVADVIDTSRALLAEAAPADAQAVRDLGRPVIRFSDGMFASLRQIREFLFTRMYRAPSVMEKRAEVTTVINDLFPRYMADPSLLPARWQPDILATRTRTELARIVADYIAGMTDRYALQAHDRLTAGDRARSARA from the coding sequence ATGACAGCGCCCTTTGCGTGCGGACCCGCAGGCTCGCGCGGCAGGCTTGTGGCCGAACCCGAGAGCGATTTTCGCTCGTGCTTTCAGCGCGACCGCGACCGGATCATCCATGCCAGTGCGTTCCGGCGGCTGAAACACAAGACCCAGGTCTTCGTGGAACACGAGGGCGATTATTTCCGCACCCGCCTGACCCATTCGATCGAGGTGGCCCAGGTGGCGCGCACGATCTGCGGCGCGCTGGGGCTGAACCCGGATCTGACCGAAGCGGTGGCGCTGGCCCATGATCTGGGCCACACGCCGTTCGGGCATACGGGCGAGGATGCGCTCAACGCGCTGATGGCCCCCTATGGCGGGTTCGATCACAACGCCCAGGCGCTGAAGATCGTCACCTCGCTCGAACGTCATTACGCGGCTTTCGACGGGCTCAACCTGACTTGGGAAACGCTGGAAGGCATCGCCAAGCATAACGGCCCGGTCACGGGCGAGTTGCCCCATGCGCTGGCCAGCTACAACGCCCGCCACGATCTCGAACTGCAAACCCATGCCAGCGCCGAGGCGCAGGTGGCCGCCCTGGCCGACGACATCGCCTATAACAACCACGACCTGCAGGACGGGCTGCGCGCGGGACTCTTCAGCCAGGCCGATATCGCCGACCTGCCGCTGGTGGCCGAGGCCTATGCCGAGGTCGACGCCGTCTGGCCCGATCTCGACCCCGCGCGGCGCAAACACGAAGCCCTGCGCCGGGTGTTCGGGATGATGGTGGCGGACGTCATCGACACCTCCCGCGCGCTGCTGGCCGAGGCCGCCCCGGCCGACGCCCAGGCCGTGCGCGACCTGGGCCGACCGGTGATCCGGTTCTCCGACGGGATGTTCGCCAGCCTGCGGCAGATCCGCGAGTTTCTCTTCACCCGCATGTACCGCGCCCCCAGCGTGATGGAGAAGCGCGCCGAGGTGACCACGGTCATCAACGACCTCTTCCCGCGCTATATGGCCGATCCGAGCCTGCTGCCCGCGCGCTGGCAACCCGACATCCTCGCCACCCGCACCCGCACCGAACTGGCCCGTATCGTGGCCGACTACATCGCGGGCATGACCGACCGCTACGCGCTCCAGGCCCATGACCGGCTCACGGCGGGGGACCGCGCCCGCAGCGCGCGCGCCTGA
- a CDS encoding HesB/IscA family protein translates to MTLPPTVTERAFARLAEINAESDAAKALRVAVEGGGCSGFQYEIKLDDPAEDDLVLEGKGQKVVVDAVSLPFLENAVIDFTEELIGARFTIENPNASSSCGCGTSFSM, encoded by the coding sequence CTGACCCTGCCCCCCACCGTGACCGAGCGCGCCTTCGCGCGTCTCGCTGAAATCAACGCCGAGAGCGACGCCGCCAAGGCCCTGCGCGTGGCCGTGGAGGGTGGCGGCTGCTCGGGGTTCCAGTACGAGATCAAGCTGGACGATCCGGCGGAGGACGACCTGGTGCTGGAAGGCAAGGGTCAGAAGGTGGTGGTGGACGCGGTGTCCCTGCCGTTCCTGGAGAACGCGGTGATCGACTTCACCGAGGAGTTGATCGGCGCGCGGTTCACCATCGAGAACCCCAATGCCAGCTCCAGCTGCGGATGCGGGACGAGCTTTTCCATGTAA
- a CDS encoding DUF4167 domain-containing protein: protein MRSSKSRSRNKNNRRSVGNIVNRVFDSSGPEGKVRGTPQQIIDKYLTLARDAQLANDRVAVENFQQHAEHYTRMLSEAMREQEARQEQQAQQAQNQQKSRGDRNERGDRGQSGQGGQGGDQPSQGQSRSDPGDAPQPETAEAKPPETGASDVIDLGDGDTDTGLVETPESKPARKPRTRSRRKKTDEAPAETAEASSETPAAE from the coding sequence ATGAGATCATCGAAATCCCGCTCGCGGAACAAGAATAACCGGCGCAGTGTCGGCAATATCGTCAACCGTGTATTCGACAGTTCCGGGCCAGAGGGCAAGGTGCGCGGCACGCCGCAGCAGATCATCGACAAATACCTGACCCTGGCGCGGGATGCGCAATTGGCCAATGACCGCGTCGCGGTGGAGAATTTCCAGCAGCACGCCGAGCATTACACCCGCATGCTGAGCGAGGCCATGCGCGAGCAGGAGGCCCGCCAGGAACAGCAGGCGCAGCAAGCCCAGAACCAGCAGAAATCGCGCGGCGACCGCAACGAACGCGGTGATCGCGGCCAGAGCGGGCAGGGCGGGCAAGGCGGCGACCAGCCGTCGCAGGGCCAGTCCCGCTCCGATCCCGGCGACGCGCCCCAGCCCGAGACGGCCGAAGCCAAACCGCCCGAGACCGGCGCGTCCGATGTGATCGACCTGGGCGACGGCGACACCGATACGGGGCTCGTCGAGACCCCCGAAAGCAAACCCGCCCGCAAGCCGCGCACCCGCTCGCGCCGCAAGAAGACCGACGAAGCGCCCGCCGAAACGGCCGAGGCCTCGTCCGAGACACCGGCGGCGGAATAA
- the prmC gene encoding peptide chain release factor N(5)-glutamine methyltransferase has translation MSDRHAAWLQALAEAGVADPAGDLRRLFDWAYAQGQGDPAPQTRDRPNDWTLYTLEDAVKARAARQPVSQIIGRRAFFKHDFEVTPDVLDPRPDTETLVEVALAHPFDTVLDIGSGSGCILLSLLAERPEATGLGIDISAPALDVARRNADRLGLAGRARFRRSDWLAEVDEQFDLIVSNPPYIDAATYATLAPELRDWEPRGALEAGADGLDAYRVIARDAPRVLAPGGTLCLEIGHDQGRSVPALLAASGWRQITVQRDLIGKDRVVTANLI, from the coding sequence GTGAGCGACCGGCATGCGGCGTGGCTGCAGGCCCTGGCCGAAGCGGGCGTGGCGGACCCGGCGGGCGATCTGCGGCGGCTTTTCGATTGGGCCTATGCTCAGGGGCAGGGCGATCCGGCGCCGCAGACCCGCGACCGGCCCAATGACTGGACCCTTTATACCCTGGAGGACGCGGTGAAGGCCCGCGCCGCGCGCCAGCCGGTGTCGCAGATCATCGGCCGCCGCGCGTTTTTCAAGCATGACTTCGAGGTCACGCCGGATGTGCTTGACCCGCGCCCGGACACCGAGACCCTGGTGGAGGTGGCGCTTGCGCATCCTTTCGACACGGTGCTCGATATTGGATCAGGATCAGGCTGTATCCTGCTGTCCTTGCTGGCAGAACGCCCCGAGGCGACCGGGCTGGGTATCGACATCTCGGCCCCCGCGCTGGACGTGGCGCGGCGCAATGCCGACCGGCTCGGGCTGGCGGGGCGGGCGCGTTTTCGGCGCTCTGACTGGCTGGCCGAGGTCGATGAGCAATTCGACCTGATCGTCTCCAACCCGCCCTATATCGACGCCGCCACCTACGCCACGCTCGCCCCCGAGCTGCGCGACTGGGAGCCGCGCGGCGCGCTGGAGGCGGGCGCGGACGGGCTCGACGCCTACCGGGTGATCGCGCGCGATGCGCCCCGCGTTCTGGCGCCGGGCGGAACGCTCTGTCTGGAGATCGGCCATGACCAGGGCCGCTCCGTGCCCGCACTTCTGGCCGCTTCGGGCTGGCGGCAGATCACGGTGCAACGGGATCTCATCGGCAAGGACAGGGTGGTCACGGCGAACTTGATCTGA
- the prfA gene encoding peptide chain release factor 1, translated as MVPTEKLAQITERFEYIEARMAAGAAGEDIAALGREYAELKPVVAEIAAYSRARADLAEAEAMLDDPEMRALAEEEIPALKARIPEMEQALRLALLPKDAADARPAMIEIRPGTGGEEAALFAGDLLRMYQRYAEAQGWRFQIVSESLTELGGIKEVIAHVSGSGVFAKLKYESGVHRVQRVPVTESGGRIHTSAATVAVLPEAEAVDIDIPASDIRIDTMRASGAGGQHVNTTDSAVRITHIPTGLVVTSSEKSQHRNRDIAMQVLRARLYDLERQRADAERSAARKGQVGSGDRSERIRTYNFPQGRMTDHRINLTLYKLDQVMQGDLDEVIAALAADDQARLLAEVEG; from the coding sequence ATGGTGCCCACGGAAAAACTCGCCCAGATCACGGAACGCTTCGAGTATATCGAAGCGCGCATGGCGGCGGGTGCCGCGGGCGAGGATATCGCGGCCCTCGGGCGCGAATATGCCGAGCTTAAGCCCGTGGTGGCCGAGATCGCCGCCTATAGCCGGGCGCGCGCCGACCTGGCCGAGGCCGAGGCGATGCTGGACGATCCGGAAATGCGCGCCCTCGCCGAAGAAGAGATCCCCGCGCTCAAGGCCCGTATCCCGGAGATGGAGCAGGCCCTGCGCCTGGCCCTTCTGCCCAAGGACGCCGCCGACGCCCGCCCCGCGATGATCGAGATCCGTCCCGGCACCGGCGGGGAGGAGGCGGCGCTGTTTGCCGGCGACCTGCTGCGCATGTATCAGCGCTATGCCGAGGCGCAGGGCTGGCGGTTTCAGATCGTGTCCGAAAGCCTGACCGAGCTTGGCGGCATAAAAGAAGTGATCGCCCATGTCTCCGGCAGCGGCGTCTTCGCCAAGCTGAAATACGAAAGCGGGGTGCACCGGGTGCAGCGCGTGCCCGTCACCGAATCCGGCGGGCGCATCCACACCTCCGCCGCCACGGTGGCGGTACTCCCCGAGGCCGAGGCGGTGGATATCGACATCCCCGCCTCCGATATTCGCATCGACACCATGCGCGCCAGCGGGGCAGGCGGCCAGCATGTGAACACCACCGATTCGGCTGTGCGGATCACCCATATCCCCACGGGTCTGGTGGTCACCAGCTCCGAGAAATCCCAGCATCGCAACCGCGACATCGCCATGCAGGTGCTGCGCGCGCGGCTCTATGACCTGGAACGTCAGCGCGCCGATGCCGAACGCTCGGCCGCGCGCAAGGGGCAGGTGGGCTCCGGCGATCGGTCCGAGCGCATCCGCACCTACAACTTCCCGCAAGGCCGCATGACAGACCACCGGATCAATTTGACGCTCTACAAGCTCGACCAGGTGATGCAGGGGGATCTCGACGAGGTGATCGCAGCCCTGGCCGCCGACGACCAGGCCCGGCTGCTGGCGGAGGTCGAGGGGTGA
- a CDS encoding DUF1499 domain-containing protein, producing the protein MGNWIGILIIVAMFAFVALMAVFRLAPSDPAEWHVDPTDPSLSAGSGAALVRSDGNLQSPVFDETPEALLARLHAIADATPRTRVLAGSPEEGRVTYMTRSLVFGFPDYTSVTTIPMGDGAQVVAYGRLRFGSSDMGVNTERLSGWLDQLQTTR; encoded by the coding sequence ATGGGCAACTGGATCGGTATTCTCATCATCGTAGCGATGTTCGCCTTCGTTGCGCTCATGGCGGTCTTTCGCCTCGCCCCCAGTGACCCGGCGGAGTGGCACGTGGACCCGACCGACCCGAGCCTGAGCGCCGGGAGCGGCGCGGCGCTGGTGCGCTCGGACGGCAACCTGCAAAGCCCGGTCTTCGACGAAACTCCCGAGGCGCTGCTGGCGCGGCTCCATGCCATTGCGGACGCGACCCCGCGCACCCGCGTGCTCGCCGGCAGCCCGGAGGAGGGGCGTGTGACCTACATGACCCGCTCCCTGGTCTTCGGCTTTCCCGACTATACCAGCGTCACCACGATCCCAATGGGCGACGGTGCGCAAGTGGTGGCTTACGGGCGTCTGCGCTTTGGCAGCTCCGACATGGGCGTGAACACCGAGCGCTTGTCCGGTTGGCTCGACCAGCTTCAGACCACCCGCTGA
- the speB gene encoding agmatinase: MALEDAGGEVDGAFTRPDPRGLSYEAAYGGALSFLRRRYTKELSGVDVAVSGVPFDLSVTNRPGCRLGPRAIREASSLQPFDPPYGWGFDPLSEFTVVDYGDLAFDYGRAAGFPAALEAHIRTILAAGAAPLTMGGDHYISYPILRALAEVHGPLSLLQFDAHSDTWPDEDRDRLDHGTMFYKAVKDGLIDPARSVQVGIRTTNDTDLGFHVIDAREVHEAGAAAVAAKVRGILGDHKTYLTFDIDCLDPGTAPGTGTPVWGGLSAGQAAILLRDLAGITVVGGDVVEVSPPYDPSGATAVAGAHVMTEILCLWAWTRRKGGQA; the protein is encoded by the coding sequence ATGGCGCTCGAAGATGCGGGCGGCGAGGTCGATGGCGCCTTCACCCGTCCCGACCCGCGCGGTCTGAGCTATGAGGCGGCCTATGGCGGCGCGCTGAGCTTCCTGCGCCGCCGCTACACCAAGGAGCTGAGCGGCGTGGATGTCGCGGTCTCCGGCGTGCCCTTCGATCTGTCGGTGACCAATCGGCCCGGCTGTCGGCTGGGCCCCCGCGCGATCCGCGAGGCGTCGTCGCTGCAACCCTTCGATCCGCCCTATGGCTGGGGGTTCGACCCGCTGTCGGAGTTCACCGTGGTGGATTACGGCGATCTGGCCTTCGATTACGGTCGCGCGGCGGGGTTCCCAGCGGCGCTCGAGGCCCATATCCGCACCATTCTGGCGGCTGGCGCCGCGCCGCTGACCATGGGCGGGGACCATTATATCAGCTATCCGATCCTGCGCGCGCTGGCCGAGGTCCACGGGCCCTTGTCGCTTCTGCAGTTCGATGCCCATTCCGACACCTGGCCTGACGAGGATCGCGACCGGCTGGATCACGGGACCATGTTCTACAAGGCGGTGAAGGACGGGCTGATCGATCCTGCGCGCTCGGTGCAGGTGGGGATCCGCACCACCAACGATACCGATCTCGGCTTCCACGTAATCGACGCCCGCGAGGTGCACGAAGCGGGCGCCGCGGCCGTGGCGGCCAAGGTCCGGGGCATCCTGGGCGATCACAAGACCTACCTGACCTTCGACATCGACTGCCTCGATCCGGGCACCGCCCCGGGTACGGGCACGCCGGTCTGGGGGGGCTTGAGCGCGGGGCAGGCGGCGATCCTGCTGCGCGACCTGGCGGGCATCACCGTGGTGGGCGGCGACGTGGTCGAGGTCTCTCCGCCCTATGATCCGTCCGGGGCGACGGCGGTGGCAGGCGCCCATGTGATGACGGAAATCCTGTGCCTCTGGGCCTGGACACGCCGCAAGGGCGGGCAAGCCTGA
- a CDS encoding cell division protein ZapA, whose protein sequence is MPELTITIGPRDFTVACQAGEESYLEAAAAMLDAETRVLSEQAGRMPEARMLLMAGLMLADKTAAVEDKLREAEAKLAELGQELEALRNAPAPAPERIEVPMIPPSVAEGMAELAARAESVADAVEAKARAGAA, encoded by the coding sequence ATGCCCGAGCTGACGATCACCATCGGACCCCGCGATTTCACCGTCGCCTGCCAGGCGGGCGAAGAAAGCTATCTCGAAGCCGCCGCAGCGATGCTCGATGCCGAGACGCGCGTGCTCTCCGAGCAGGCCGGCCGGATGCCCGAAGCGCGGATGCTGCTGATGGCCGGGCTGATGCTGGCTGACAAGACCGCGGCGGTCGAGGACAAGCTGCGCGAGGCCGAGGCGAAGCTGGCCGAACTCGGGCAGGAACTCGAGGCGCTGCGTAACGCGCCCGCGCCTGCGCCCGAACGGATCGAGGTGCCGATGATCCCGCCCAGCGTGGCCGAGGGCATGGCCGAGCTGGCCGCACGCGCGGAATCCGTGGCCGACGCGGTCGAGGCCAAGGCCCGTGCGGGGGCTGCCTGA